The sequence below is a genomic window from Cicer arietinum cultivar CDC Frontier isolate Library 1 chromosome 6, Cicar.CDCFrontier_v2.0, whole genome shotgun sequence.
CCAAAGCTATGGATTTGACTCAGAACATTGTGGAAAGGATAAGTTCTGATGGTGGTGGAGCTCTAATCATTGACTATGGCCTGGATGAAGTAGTCTCAGATAGTCTCCAGGTCTACAATCTCCCCCTTCTTATATTTAATCATGCCACTTTCTAGTTTTTACCATGTTCTGTCTCCACAAATGCTGCCACTAGGAATCTATTGTATGTGCCACGGGGAACCATTAGATGTTTTGCTGtaaataaaattgcaatttcttttcatttgttATTGTTATGGATTTTTTTGTCTGAGTACCATGTAAATGAGTATATCTTCTAATTCGATGTGTTGTTAATACATTATATTTAGAATATCCTTTTTCCGTATGGTGTCTTTAACAGTTTTTGAATTAAGCAGGCAATACGTAAGCACAAGTTTGTCAATCTTCTAGATGACCCTGGATCTGCTGATCTCAGCGCATATGTTGATTTTGCTTCTATTAGACATTTTGCAGAGGAAGCTTCAGGTGCCTTTCCACATTCTGATAGTTCCGACGTGGTTTTATGATTAGAATTTGACATCAGAAGTATACATACATGCTCAAAAACTAAAGATATGTTTCCATCTGATTTAAATATGAATGCAGGAGAAGTGTCGGTCCATGGGCCAATTACTCAATCTCAATTTCTCGGCGCCCTTGGAATAAACTTTCGTGCTGAATCCCTCCTTCAAAACTGCACAGAAGAGCAGGCTGAATGTTTGAGGACAGGATACTGGCGTCTCGTAGGTGACGGTGAAGCTCCATTTTGGGAAGGAGGTGATGATAGTGCTCCAATTGGTATGGGTACTCGCTATAAAGCAATGGCTATAGTGAACAAGAATCAAGGTGTTCCAGTTCCTTTTTAGTAAAAGCCTAATCAATGCTAACTGAACTCTCCCAATACTAGAGTTGGTTTTTGGTGCATTatacattacttttttttttctcttattatttaatcattattttgaAATGTTTGTTTATTAGCTTCTTGGCATGCTTTGTATTGTAAGAGTTGCAAGAGGTAACGTTAATAATTTCAATATTGCATTGTATTTATTAATCAATATAAGGAAATACTTGTAGGCCCCTTTTCCATACAATAGATTCATTTGAATACAATAGAAGAATGAAGTACACTACAAATCACATGTAGTGTATGTTTAACATTCATATGTTACAAGTGATGACTATCATCCCTAAACCATTCTCAAAGaaaattataacaacaaaaaagtGCATGATTGGTGGTTGAAAGAATTAGTAGCGGTATTTGGTAAAGTAATCTTTGGGAGAGATGACAAGACCGCGGTAGATAGCTTTAATGATATTATCAATGAACTATTGTTTGTCTTTGAGACCCCAATTAATCTTATTGTTTTCACCTGTTCCAAGGTCTATTATTATGTGTTTGTTCCTAAAGAAAAACATAATTGTGCAGGGGTTGAACAACTCGTACACGATGTTGAAATCAGGTATTTCTGACCATTTTATCCTTTTAAAGTATATGACGTTGTCATTTTGATAACTGATTCAGCAAAACACCAAACTTAGTCGTCGAATTATCAATGTATTAATTAGTTTAGCCATGATGATATAAAGATCATGAATGTATCTTTCAAAAACTTTTATAATAGTAAGTTGTAtcttttataaatcaaaatacaaTGTCCTATATtttcaagaactaaaattatgatttatcCATTTTTTTACCATCTCAACTTATGCTAGTACTTTATCTATatgatttctctattttatttttcacaatttggtaatttatttttaaatttacaaaatttagtCTAAATTTTTAGAATTGACCGACTTCATCTCCGCCTATATATAATTCATCTCTTGTCAATAAATTATTTGCAAACCAGCTGTGACTTTTTTCAGCTTCACATAAATTTACAGCAATGTTATGACTCCTGCGAGATCGTATAGAAGAACAAAAGAAAGATGAGTTCGAGTCTCCTTTAAACTATTTTGAACTTAAGCCTTTTGAAACTGCAAACTCTCTATAAAGCTACAGCCTACCACCACAATTTTTCGAACATATACCTTGCTTCAGTAGTACATTCCTCTGAATGTATTAGCTCATCCAGGACATTTAGTTCAAATAAAGATTAAGGCTCGTATGTCAGCCCAATTCTCAGTGACTGGAGTTGCAAAATACCAGCTCAAACTTGTGTTGTTTTTTATCAGTTCTTTTAACCTACAAGTGGATTGCAATGGCTAAGGACTGCACAaacatttaatatgttttttcttctatttttgaagttttataattataaaaatccaTGACACTCTAACCTATTTGCAGACTACTATACTCCTCACACCAACTTATTGTCTTCCCCCACCAACTGCAACCAACCAGGCATACAACTTAGCTTCTCTTTGCAAACACTTATTACtcctttttgttgttgtatttttAAGTGTCTCACTAGAAATAGTGAGTCAGGTTAGAATAGCTCACTTTCTGACCAACCTCGGTGAGTAGGATTGGCTCAATTTGACAGTTCTACACAAAACGTAATAATACATTATTTTGTTAACTCACATACACACCCTTGTCATAGTTGATACACATTCATTCAGGATATTATCGTAAATTTCTCTCACACGAAACATGGATAAATTAAATTGTCCAAACAACAACCATAAACCTTCATACAAGTTAACAAGTAAGGTGCTCAAACAAATCTATGCTCATGGAATCATGTAAAAATTATCTCTTATTTTATAGTCAATTTATTAAATGATGAAACAAAATAGACATTTGATTCACATTCACAGAAACAGACCCTTCCAGTTCTGATGTTCCCCTTTTTGCAGCAGGAACCTGCCAAGAAATCAATACACATGTTATCATCATACTTATGCAAATTCTGCACCGTACAAATATTCTAATTGATACTTTTCTGTTTACAGCTCCAACTGGTCCCTCTTCTACAAATGTTGTCAAAGACTAAGTTATAGTACATCAAATACAACATATGTCCTTTACTAAGTAGTAATGAATTAACAACACTCTTttgtaaatgtaaaaaatgaaGAGGATAAAACTTAATTGTTCTTGCTTCATCAAAAGGTACCCCATATGAAAATAGCAGAAAGTGAACAATCTTACTTCTAATCAGAAAAAAAGTAGTCTCCGTAAAAGTTTAGTATGACCTGTTGGTGATAAATCGTAATTAACTAATTGTATCAGTTCTTGAGAGCAAaacacttattaaaaaaataatcacctAACATATATTACAGGAAGGCAAAATCAACAAATCCTAAAATTCAAAGTACTGACTAGGCTTAGCAAGGGTTAATAACTTATAGGGTCTGATTTAAATCAGGTCTATCAGAAGAATGCCTGGTATCATCGTGCTGAATTCTGTCAGGTACAATAACCTAAATTTGAATTGTCACTGGTTTCATCTGCCAAACCCTCCTAGATGTATAAATGAAGACATTCAATTAGCCAAAAATGAGAAAGAAACCTACGGGTTCGAGTTCAAGTCGCCAACACCAACTATCACAAAATTAGTGGCTTAATGAATATAAACTGCATATTGTTTAGCAGTAGAACTAGAAGAAATAAATAAGCTAAATGAACATAAATTAACAGCACTAGCTTATTCCACAGGACACGAGttaaactcaaatattaaaGCAATTgcatataataaataacaatttaaaaacCAATGATGATGAGATGGTACCTAAGAATTTTAATGACCGCTTCCATGATCATCATGACCCTCCCAAGGATGCCTCCAACCCTAAGGTAAaacagaaaaaagaaagaaagtatGAAACAATGTTACATAcaattatttacaataaaacGTGACTGAAATTTCATCAGTGTTACCAATACTACAGGACCATCTTGTTTCGCCCTGTACATCACCCAAAACCTAGCAAaaacaattcaatcaaataaaaagatGAATATCGAGAAATCGATGAAagaaatttacaaaaattaggGTAAGGGAAATAAAGAGATGATGAAATAGAAATGAACGGACCACATGACAGCACACAAGCCTTTCCCGGTGACAGTGTGCCAGCGCTTAGGTTGATGAATTGTTACGCCTTTGTAGGTTGTGCCTCCGCCATGTCCATGTCCTCCTCCACCCATCTTCTTTCTCGATTTCACTTCTGCAGTAGCGACAGATCTCACCCTTCATATCAACTTCCccataaataaatacataaatatatttattatgtgaAACTCCAATTTTACCCCTTATGTTTGTGAAAGTAAAATCATcactaagaaaaatattttattaaattaggttaaatatataaaattttaattttaattcttatcaaaatattattcaacaAAAGTCCTCGCGATATTTTCATCCGTACTTTTTGtcgttataaatttaaaataaatagaaattctactaaaatttgtaaatacgcttttagtctttataaaattaaatataattttttttaaaatctctacaggtaaatttggaagaaaaataGATTACACTAAATGagtattgtttttattaatgttatagATGACAGAAAactctacaaaaaaaaatatgtttgaaaattgatttatagGTCAAGAGTTCtgtttttcttttagttttttagattttttacttaaaaattgatattcaatttatcatttgttaaaaaaatttaaattttggtggATTTGATGTTTATAGAATTTTAAACTTGTTagctaaaaattaatttaaaagtcaAGTGGAACACTTAAGTTGATTTCATATTAAGGGAAGGGGAATGAATAAGTAGACCGATCGACGGGGGCCTATGGGGCTTAAGTGAGGCAAGACTTCTCTATTAAATAGATAAGGTTAAGGCTAAAGCTTCTAAACAAgcttatttagttaaaaatgtcaaactacAAATCATATAATAAGTCTTTTAGACTTACCATAtcaatctatttaaataaatataaataatatttgtactactattaattattatattaaattttgattttttttttttttttgttggacattcaacttttagtaatttatgcatattaactttatttagtttttggcatatttaaatgtattattataaaatagaatggAAGTAAGATGTATATAAAGTCATTAATCTACTTtttcaaaaatgttaaaatgaaataggTTTTTAAGTAGACTAACATGTTGACAAGCCTCACGTTAAGATATCAATGTTTTTTATGTGCTTTTATTTGATCAATGTGCTACCAAATATTTGTTGTTGCTCGTCATATTTGGTAGcaaattgtctaaaatacccttactactaatatataataatattatctaacatctcccctcaaactcacgatgcattaagatggagcatcgagagtttgtcaactaaaaaacgaaaacgtttaatggaatgcatctttgtgaacaaatcagcaatctgtaaagaagaagagacaaacggtagagtaatgattctatgctgaagatgatgacgagatggataacgaggaggatcaacaatcgcggggggacaagagggatgtcaccaaagaagaagcaacaatcaaagagaagaaccaagccaacaaaaaatcaaaccgaaaaaggagcgatcaaaaagggagcaacaaccatatcaaaatcaacagatagaaacaaccaaagaagtagcaccacgaaaccaaatcaaaacaaaccaaaccaaatagaaccaaacaaaactaaatcatatcaaaccaaactaaatcaaaccaaactaaactacaccaaaccaaactaaacaaagagagaagcaacaaagcaaatcactagagagattagcaatcaaacagaagaagcaacagacagagcgacaacacagaagatcaaattttcagcctcatccaagtatccaacccttcctagaaggtcaatcatacaaccataatgctcaatctgaggcacaattccaaatatctccatttctttgaagcatcgtcttccttcctctaccaaaccacaatggttgcaagcagataacacactagtcattcggttcaaatccttcctgtaacattgctgcgaatacttctaacgcttcattcgcacaaccattgacaggataaccatttatcaaagcattccacgacgatgtatctttttcattcatctcctcaaaaagcaatttagcttttccaatttccccacattttgcatacatatcaaccaaagcATTACACACATGAACATCTGACACCAcaatgttaaaatattaaagaatttagttaattaactttaaaatgACGTAGTagttgttaacaatgaaaagaggaagaaagaggaagaagagaaacaaccactctagggtttcataacatataatgaaccaaactaaagttaatagggttacaatgagtatatatagaggaaaatagaaaatatctaaaatacccttactactaatatataataatattatctaatatctcccctcaaactcacgatgcattaacatggagcatcgagagtttgtcaactaaaaaacgaaaacgtttaatggaatgcatctttgtgaacaaatcagcaatttgtaaagaagaagcgacaaatggtagagtaatagtttcatgctgaagatgatgacgagtaagatgacaatcaatctcaatgtgtttggtgcgttcatgaaagaccgagttgtgagcaatttgaatagcactcttgttatcacagtgcatcggagttggctcagcaagagagatacccatatcagacaaaagccaacgcaaccaaattatttcagcggtagtggatgccatagcacgatactcagtttttgtagaagagcgagagacaatgtcttgtttcttactcttccaagaaataagagagtctccaagaaagatacaaaaccctgtggtggatttacgatcagtggtatcaccagcccaatcagcatcagaataagctcgtaacttcaatgaggatgacgatggaaagagaagactttgaaattgagttcctcgaagataacgaagaatccgaagaactgctgcccaatgtactgtagtgggggagacaacaaactgactaacaacatgaacagcataagcaatgtcaggtctggtaatcgtaagatacactaagctgccaaccaaagtacgatacaaagtggaatctggtaaaggaacaccatccgagggagcatattttacattcaactcaagaggagtatctgctgctctagtatcagaaagacgagcctgatcaagaatgttggcaatgtacttggattgagaaagaaggtagcctctaggagagtaggcaacttcaatccccaagaaatagcgaagagttcccaagtccttcatctcaaactgtttggctaactgcaattttaACTCATTGATTctactaacatcatcacctgtaatactcatatcatcaacatatagagaaagtataatgcgaccatgagtggtggaccttataaacaatgcataatcatgttcactagagcgaaaaccaagagaagtgatcacagtaaagaatttctcaaaccaagctcgaggagcctgtttaagaccatacagagccttttttaacttacatacttcccctggatcatgagaaactccttgtggagggaccatatagacttcttcatgaagctcaccatttaaaaaggcatttttgacatccatttgggaaatatgccattgacgaatagatgcaactgcaataagagtacgaatagtggtcatcttggctacaggagcaaaagtttcttcataatccataccatattgttgagagaaacccttagcaacaagacgtgctttgtagcgctcaactgacccatcagacttagttttgatcttgtatacccaacgagacccaatagcacgttttccaggaggaagaggtactaattcccaagtgttggttttgtgcaatgcagatagttcttctgccatagcctgctgccaaagaggatcaagaacaacctctttataggaagagggctcagacaaactgtgaatagaggttaagaaagaagtaAACGAAGCCGAGTaagttgaatagacaaaatcaggtaactgagtagacttacgttgacgagaagggtaacgaggaggatcaacaatcacAGGAGCTGGTTAGACAGctggggggacaagagggatgtcatcatgtggagtagtagtatttatcctgcaattctcaacattacaatcactagaagcgctaTCATTAGGACAAAACAGATCAATATgagttagttcagaactcttagtaatctgagaatcagaggaaacagagtaaaaatggatgtgctcaagaaaaacaacattacgagatacataaagttttcttgcatgaggatcataacaacgataacccttttgaccatccccataaccaagaaaaacacacatggctgaacgaaaagacaacttactgcgctctacttgagggcgaagaacaaaacaagtagaaccaaaaacattcaaagaatagtaatcaggggtagaagcatacaatttttcaaagggagacaaacctgatatgatagaggatggaattctattaatagcatga
It includes:
- the LOC101496352 gene encoding NADH dehydrogenase [ubiquinone] 1 beta subcomplex subunit 2 — protein: MGGGGHGHGGGTTYKGVTIHQPKRWHTVTGKGLCAVMWFWVMYRAKQDGPVVLGWRHPWEGHDDHGSGH